Proteins encoded in a region of the Ornithodoros turicata isolate Travis chromosome 3, ASM3712646v1, whole genome shotgun sequence genome:
- the LOC135388222 gene encoding calcium uptake protein 3, mitochondrial-like isoform X3 has protein sequence MNAPGLATTKKMATTIVRRKFSNLLQNCGFRNSLRSYTRSESVNSQRTTRTLTACITGTALATYFVHRKHGFVIHARKSAKDLADEAVEEDQIMHLTQRERRFIRFASVEYLGQLYMTPEDFLESLTEKEPRPRIHRRRLSKKDMDYIVDNTPPRKQGSTKLFRSLRDCGIISYTEYLFLLSVLTKPQSGFRIAFNMFDTDGNKRVDKSEFLVLEKIFSAVSRRGKKLKTAPESTELDEEEFDISKAINTTVLVHLFGKKGNETLNYDDFFRFMDNLQTEVLELEFTEFSRGMLTISEVDFARILLRYTYIHSANYEAYIERVMERIPEEKGITFDQFKAFCQFLNNLDDFAIAMRMFTFANKPISQEEFHRAVTICTGHVLDKHLVNTVFQIFDSDGDGFLSYKEFIAIMRDRLHRGLRLSLSRVSHVISTEGWEAFKVCIKEEMRSA, from the exons ATGAACGCTCCTGGTCTGGCCACAACCAAGAAAATGGCAACCACCATAGTGCGACGAAAATTTTCGAACTTACTCCAAAATTGTGGGTTTCGAAACAGTTTACGATCATATACGCGCAGTGAAAGCGTAAACTCTCAGCGTACAACCCGCACTTTGACAGCCTGCATTACAGGCACAGCCCTTGCGACATATTTCGTACACAGAAAGCACGGATTTGTGATTCACGCAAGGAAATCGGCGAAAGATTTGGCA GATGAAGCTGTGGAGGAAGACCAAATCATGCACCTCACTCAACGTGAAAGGCGATTCATCCGCTTTGCATCGGTGGAATACTTGGGTCAACTTTACATGACGCCAGAAGACTTCTTGGAGTCGCTCACGGAAAAAGAACCGAGGC CTCGCATTCACCGTCGTCGTCTGTCAAAGAAGGACATGGACTACATTGTAGACAATACTCCACCACGAAAGCAAGGATCCACAAAGTTGTTTAGGAGCTTGCGAGATTGCG GAATAATATCTTATACAGAGTACTTATTTTTGCTCTCTGTACTGACAA AACCACAGTCAGGATTTCGCATAGCCTTCAACATGTTCGACACTGATGGCAATAAGAGGGTCGACAAATCAGAGTTCCTCGTG CTCGAAAAAATATTTAGCGCTGTGTCGAGGCGCGGAAAGAAGCTTAAAACCGCGCCAGAATCAACTGAATTG GATGAAGAGGAATTTGACATCTCAAAAGCAATCAACACAACAGTTTTGGTACATCTCTTTGGCAAAAAGGGAAATGAGACATTGAACTACGACGACTTTTTCAG GTTTATGGATAACCTTCAAACAGAAGTTCTGGAATTGGAATTCACAGAGTTCTCCAGAGGCATGCTCACCATTTCGGAGGTGGACTTTGCGCGAATCCTGTTGCGTTACACATACATTCATAGCGCCAACTACGAAGCCTACATTGAAAGAGTCATGGAGAGGATTCCCGAAGAAAAG GGAATTACTTTCGATCAATTCAAGGCATTCTGTCAGTTTTTGAACAACCTGGACGACTTTGCCATAGCCATGAGGATGTTCACGTTCGCGAACAAACCCATCTCCCAAG AGGAGTTTCACAGAGCTGTAACAATCTGCACGGGTCACGTGCTGGACAAGCACTTGGTGAACACAGTCTTTCAAATCTTCGATTCCGACGGTGATGGGTTCCTGTCGTATAAGGAATTCATTGCGATTATGAGGGATCGGCTGCACAGAGGACTACGG TTATCTCTTTCGCGAGTT TCCCACGTGATCTCCACCGAGGGCTGGGAAGCGTTCAAGGTGTGCATCAAGGAAGAAATGAGATCTGCGTGA
- the LOC135388222 gene encoding calcium uptake protein 3, mitochondrial-like isoform X1 has product MNAPGLATTKKMATTIVRRKFSNLLQNCGFRNSLRSYTRSESVNSQRTTRTLTACITGTALATYFVHRKHGFVIHARKSAKDLADEAVEEDQIMHLTQRERRFIRFASVEYLGQLYMTPEDFLESLTEKEPRPRIHRRRLSKKDMDYIVDNTPPRKQGSTKLFRSLRDCGIISYTEYLFLLSVLTKPQSGFRIAFNMFDTDGNKRVDKSEFLVVQQILVSALFFKKSGRLGLFEDVPADVLEKIFSAVSRRGKKLKTAPESTELDEEEFDISKAINTTVLVHLFGKKGNETLNYDDFFRFMDNLQTEVLELEFTEFSRGMLTISEVDFARILLRYTYIHSANYEAYIERVMERIPEEKGITFDQFKAFCQFLNNLDDFAIAMRMFTFANKPISQEEFHRAVTICTGHVLDKHLVNTVFQIFDSDGDGFLSYKEFIAIMRDRLHRGLRLSLSRVSHVISTEGWEAFKVCIKEEMRSA; this is encoded by the exons ATGAACGCTCCTGGTCTGGCCACAACCAAGAAAATGGCAACCACCATAGTGCGACGAAAATTTTCGAACTTACTCCAAAATTGTGGGTTTCGAAACAGTTTACGATCATATACGCGCAGTGAAAGCGTAAACTCTCAGCGTACAACCCGCACTTTGACAGCCTGCATTACAGGCACAGCCCTTGCGACATATTTCGTACACAGAAAGCACGGATTTGTGATTCACGCAAGGAAATCGGCGAAAGATTTGGCA GATGAAGCTGTGGAGGAAGACCAAATCATGCACCTCACTCAACGTGAAAGGCGATTCATCCGCTTTGCATCGGTGGAATACTTGGGTCAACTTTACATGACGCCAGAAGACTTCTTGGAGTCGCTCACGGAAAAAGAACCGAGGC CTCGCATTCACCGTCGTCGTCTGTCAAAGAAGGACATGGACTACATTGTAGACAATACTCCACCACGAAAGCAAGGATCCACAAAGTTGTTTAGGAGCTTGCGAGATTGCG GAATAATATCTTATACAGAGTACTTATTTTTGCTCTCTGTACTGACAA AACCACAGTCAGGATTTCGCATAGCCTTCAACATGTTCGACACTGATGGCAATAAGAGGGTCGACAAATCAGAGTTCCTCGTG GTTCAACAAATCCTTGTATCGGCGCTGTTTTTTAAAAAGTCGGGTAGGCTGGGACTTTTTGAGGATGTTCCCGCTGACGTA CTCGAAAAAATATTTAGCGCTGTGTCGAGGCGCGGAAAGAAGCTTAAAACCGCGCCAGAATCAACTGAATTG GATGAAGAGGAATTTGACATCTCAAAAGCAATCAACACAACAGTTTTGGTACATCTCTTTGGCAAAAAGGGAAATGAGACATTGAACTACGACGACTTTTTCAG GTTTATGGATAACCTTCAAACAGAAGTTCTGGAATTGGAATTCACAGAGTTCTCCAGAGGCATGCTCACCATTTCGGAGGTGGACTTTGCGCGAATCCTGTTGCGTTACACATACATTCATAGCGCCAACTACGAAGCCTACATTGAAAGAGTCATGGAGAGGATTCCCGAAGAAAAG GGAATTACTTTCGATCAATTCAAGGCATTCTGTCAGTTTTTGAACAACCTGGACGACTTTGCCATAGCCATGAGGATGTTCACGTTCGCGAACAAACCCATCTCCCAAG AGGAGTTTCACAGAGCTGTAACAATCTGCACGGGTCACGTGCTGGACAAGCACTTGGTGAACACAGTCTTTCAAATCTTCGATTCCGACGGTGATGGGTTCCTGTCGTATAAGGAATTCATTGCGATTATGAGGGATCGGCTGCACAGAGGACTACGG TTATCTCTTTCGCGAGTT TCCCACGTGATCTCCACCGAGGGCTGGGAAGCGTTCAAGGTGTGCATCAAGGAAGAAATGAGATCTGCGTGA
- the LOC135388222 gene encoding calcium uptake protein 3, mitochondrial-like isoform X2, with translation MNAPGLATTKKMATTIVRRKFSNLLQNCGFRNSLRSYTRSESVNSQRTTRTLTACITGTALATYFVHRKHGFVIHARKSAKDLADEAVEEDQIMHLTQRERRFIRFASVEYLGQLYMTPEDFLESLTEKEPRPRIHRRRLSKKDMDYIVDNTPPRKQGSTKLFRSLRDCGIISYTEYLFLLSVLTKPQSGFRIAFNMFDTDGNKRVDKSEFLVVQQILVSALFFKKSGRLGLFEDVPADVLEKIFSAVSRRGKKLKTAPESTELDEEEFDISKAINTTVLVHLFGKKGNETLNYDDFFRFMDNLQTEVLELEFTEFSRGMLTISEVDFARILLRYTYIHSANYEAYIERVMERIPEEKGITFDQFKAFCQFLNNLDDFAIAMRMFTFANKPISQEEFHRAVTICTGHVLDKHLVNTVFQIFDSDGDGFLSYKEFIAIMRDRLHRGLRSHVISTEGWEAFKVCIKEEMRSA, from the exons ATGAACGCTCCTGGTCTGGCCACAACCAAGAAAATGGCAACCACCATAGTGCGACGAAAATTTTCGAACTTACTCCAAAATTGTGGGTTTCGAAACAGTTTACGATCATATACGCGCAGTGAAAGCGTAAACTCTCAGCGTACAACCCGCACTTTGACAGCCTGCATTACAGGCACAGCCCTTGCGACATATTTCGTACACAGAAAGCACGGATTTGTGATTCACGCAAGGAAATCGGCGAAAGATTTGGCA GATGAAGCTGTGGAGGAAGACCAAATCATGCACCTCACTCAACGTGAAAGGCGATTCATCCGCTTTGCATCGGTGGAATACTTGGGTCAACTTTACATGACGCCAGAAGACTTCTTGGAGTCGCTCACGGAAAAAGAACCGAGGC CTCGCATTCACCGTCGTCGTCTGTCAAAGAAGGACATGGACTACATTGTAGACAATACTCCACCACGAAAGCAAGGATCCACAAAGTTGTTTAGGAGCTTGCGAGATTGCG GAATAATATCTTATACAGAGTACTTATTTTTGCTCTCTGTACTGACAA AACCACAGTCAGGATTTCGCATAGCCTTCAACATGTTCGACACTGATGGCAATAAGAGGGTCGACAAATCAGAGTTCCTCGTG GTTCAACAAATCCTTGTATCGGCGCTGTTTTTTAAAAAGTCGGGTAGGCTGGGACTTTTTGAGGATGTTCCCGCTGACGTA CTCGAAAAAATATTTAGCGCTGTGTCGAGGCGCGGAAAGAAGCTTAAAACCGCGCCAGAATCAACTGAATTG GATGAAGAGGAATTTGACATCTCAAAAGCAATCAACACAACAGTTTTGGTACATCTCTTTGGCAAAAAGGGAAATGAGACATTGAACTACGACGACTTTTTCAG GTTTATGGATAACCTTCAAACAGAAGTTCTGGAATTGGAATTCACAGAGTTCTCCAGAGGCATGCTCACCATTTCGGAGGTGGACTTTGCGCGAATCCTGTTGCGTTACACATACATTCATAGCGCCAACTACGAAGCCTACATTGAAAGAGTCATGGAGAGGATTCCCGAAGAAAAG GGAATTACTTTCGATCAATTCAAGGCATTCTGTCAGTTTTTGAACAACCTGGACGACTTTGCCATAGCCATGAGGATGTTCACGTTCGCGAACAAACCCATCTCCCAAG AGGAGTTTCACAGAGCTGTAACAATCTGCACGGGTCACGTGCTGGACAAGCACTTGGTGAACACAGTCTTTCAAATCTTCGATTCCGACGGTGATGGGTTCCTGTCGTATAAGGAATTCATTGCGATTATGAGGGATCGGCTGCACAGAGGACTACGG TCCCACGTGATCTCCACCGAGGGCTGGGAAGCGTTCAAGGTGTGCATCAAGGAAGAAATGAGATCTGCGTGA